A DNA window from Doryrhamphus excisus isolate RoL2022-K1 chromosome 2, RoL_Dexc_1.0, whole genome shotgun sequence contains the following coding sequences:
- the prrc1 gene encoding protein PRRC1, with product MMEESGIETTPPTSPTPSGGAAASVNSPPMSMGLSSPIPAAGTSSVAITTHSVSGPPPPGPPHPAFSSPMAPLSIFPPPSSLAPPFSTTSSFPSVPSVSVPPLSSSTGPPPLSSGAPPVGPPISGYFMSAGYDITRGHAGRTPQTPLMPTFSSPSAISGAVSNPMVQQPVMTGGLDARSPITFPEEQEDPRVSAENSGGGIWGFFKGVAGNPVVKTVLDKTKHSVESMITTLDPGMAPYIKSGGDIDIVVTCEKEANVDAVRDAFQEVFGMAMVTGENGLSNIAPQPVGYAAGMKGAQERIDGLRRSGVIHEKQPVVSLENFIAELFPEKWFDIGCLILEDPGYNIRVEVFTQAIPLALEHVQQAQSLTPPDYSLRWSGLTVTVGEILERNLPNINRTEWHLAMTGMTQRQMIQSAARALAGIYKQRLPPRTT from the exons ATGATGGAAGAGAGTGGGATTGAGACTACACCTCCAACCAGCCCTACACCCAGTGGGGGTGCAGCAGCCTCAGTCAACTCCCCACCAATGAGCATGG GTCTGTCAAGCCCCATTCCTGCTGCAGGCACCAGTTCAGTGGCCATTACTACCCACTCAGTCAGTGGTCCTCCCCCACCTGGTCCCCCCCATCCCGCTTTTAGCAGCCCCATGGCTCCACTGTCAATTTTTCCTCCACCATCTTCACTTGCTCCTCCTTTCAGCACCACCTCTTCCTTCCCCTCTGTACCTTCCGTTTCTGTGCCCCCCCTGTCCTCTTCTACTGGACCACCTCCCTTGTCTTCTGGTGCACCTCCCGTTGGGCCGCCTATTTCCGGCTATTTCATGAGCGCAGGATATGACATCACACGGGGACATGCTGGTCGAACACCACAGACACCGCTGATGCCAACGTTTTCCAGTCCTTCTGCTATTTCAG GTGCAGTGTCCAACCCCATGGTTCAGCAGCCTGTCATGACAGGAGGTTTGGATGCCAGATCCCCTATCACATTTCCAGAAGAGCAGGAAGATCCCAGAGTCTCTGCAGAGAATTCTGGTGGAGGAATATGGGGCTTTTTTAAG GGAGTTGCAGGGAACCCTGTCGTAAAAACAGTCCTGGATAAGACCAAACATTCCGTAGAGTCTATGATCACTACTCTGGATCCCGGCATGGCTCCATATATAA AGTCTGGAGGGGACATTGACATTGTGGTGACTTGCGAGAAAGAAGCGAATGTTGATGCAGTTCGGGATGCCTTTCAGGAGGTGTTTGGGATGGCTATGGTCACTGGGGAAAATGGTCTGTCCAACATTGCCCCACAGCCTGTGGGCTACGCAGCTGGGATGAAG GGGGCTCAGGAGCGCATTGATGGTCTCAGAAGATCCGGGGTGATCCATGAGAAGCAGCCTGTGGTCTCTCTGGAAAACTTTATTGCTGAGCTCTTTCCTGAGAA GTGGTTTGACATTGGCTGTTTGATCCTAGAAGACCCTGGTTATAACATCAGAGTGGAGGTCTTCACCCAGGCAATTCCTCTGGCTCTGGAACATGTCCAGCAG GCGCAGTCCCTGACTCCTCCAGACTACAGCCTACGTTGGTCTGGTCTTACAGTTACTGTGGGTGAGATCCTGGAGCGCAATCTGCCCAACATCAATAGAACAGAATGGCATTTGGCCATGACAGGGATGACACAAAGGCAGATGATCCAGAGTGCTGCCAGAGCCTTGGCTGGAATCTACAAACAGAGGCTGCCTCCTAGAACGACATGA
- the LOC131119839 gene encoding long-chain fatty acid transport protein 6, with protein MLTAVFTLLAGLLALLVYQKVFYPFLWLDLRYYWKLRMYRKSLQARAQQGMITFLDGFLLQVRRNPDKAFIIYEDQTLTYQDVDRRSNQFANLFGEMSLKQGDIVALLMCNEPDFMSVWLGLCKLGCQVAFLNTNNKSKSVLHCIQTCGAKALVVGTGLVHLAEGVLPDLKKDNMTVFVVQHSAPSEDFVSLLDKVENSSTENQIELPKVDIMSNFLFIFTSGTTGLPKAACVSHLKAIMSMAFFQICGATSDDIIYITLPLYHMSASLLGIGGTIQLGATCVLKKKFSASQFWKDCVKYKVTVVQYIGELCRYLVTHPRVPEERSHIVRLAAGSGLRSDVWKEFAKRFGRITIREGYGLTEASIGFLNYTDEIGPIGRASAFNKLLTPFELLRYDTQTYEPLRTASGRCVRAQKGESGILVAPLTPMNRFPGYAGNKVQSEKKLVKDVFRMGDVYFNTGDLLLQDHRDFLFFCDRVGDTFRWKGENVSTMEVSDVLCLLDFIQEASVYGVTVPGHEGRAGMAAIVLKPEHKLNGPELYRHLVEALPQYAWPWFLRIRPSLDVTETFKQQKGKLVLDGFNPDITPDPLFFLDITQKDYILINESLYEKIVLGKIKL; from the exons ATGCTAACGGCGGTGTTTACTCTTTTAGCCGGGCTACTGGCTCTTCTTGTCTACCAGAAAGTGTTTTATCCTTTCCTGTGGCTGGATTTAAGGTATTACTGGAAACTCCGGATGTACAGAAAGTCTTTGCAGGCTCGGGCGCAGCAAGGCATGATCACATTTCTGGACGGCTTTCTCCTTCAAGTGAGGAGGAACCCCGACAAAGCCTTCATTATCTACGAGGACCAGACGCTAACATACCAAGATGTGGACAGAAGAAGTAACCAGTTTGCGAACCTATTCGGGGAGATGTCTTTAAAACAAGGAGACATTGTTGCGCTGTTGATGTGCAACGAACCGGATTTTATGAGCGTGTGGCTGGGACTTTGTAAACTGGGCTGTCAAGTCGCATTTCTGAACACCAACAATAAATCCAAATCGGTGCTTCACTGCATCCAGACTTGCGGAGCCAAGGCACTTGTTGTGGGCACAG GTTTGGTCCATTTGGCGGAGGGTGTGCTCCCTGACCTGAAGAAGGACAACATGACTGTGTTTGTGGTACAGCACTCAGCGCCTTCAGAGGATTTTGTCAGTTTATTGGATAAGGTGGAAAACAGCTCAACAGAAAACCAAATTGAGCTTCCCAAAGTTGACATCATGTCCAATTTCCTCTTCATATTTACTTCCGGCACAACAG GTCTCCCAAAGGCCGCCTGTGTAAGTCATCTAAAAGCCATTATGAGTATGGCATTCTTTCAGATATGTGGGGCTAcatctgatgacatcatctacaTCACCCTTCCTCTTTACCACATGTCTGCTTCCCTGTTAGGAATTGGAGGAACCATACAGCTTG GTGCAACTTGTGTCTTAAAGAAGAAGTTTTCAGCCAGTCAGTTTTGGAAGGATTGTGTGAAATATAAGGTGACTGTGGTGCAATACATCGGAGAGCTCTGTCGATATTTGGTCACCCATCCCAGA GTTCCAGAAGAGAGAAGTCACATAGTTCGGCTAGCAGCAGGAAGTGGGCTTAGGTCAGACGTGTGGAAGGAGTTTGCCAAACGCTTTGGGAGAATCACCATCAGAGAAGGTTATGGTTTAACCGAGGCCAGCATTGGCTTCCTCAACTACACGGATGAGATTGGACCCATTGGAAGAGCAAGTGCCTTCAACAAG CTTTTAACGCCATTTGAACTCCTGAGATATGACACGCAAACATACGAGCCCCTCAGAACGGCCTCCGGGAGATGTGTACGAGCGCAGAAAG GTGAGTCTGGTATCCTGGTAGCTCCTCTGACACCAATGAACCGGTTCCCGGGTTACGCTGGAAATAAGGTCCAGTCTGAGAAGAAGTTGGTCAAGGATGTGTTCAGGATGGGTGATGTCTATTTTAACACCGGGGATCTTCTGCTCCAAGACCATAGAGACTTTCTTTTCTTCTGTGACCGCGTTGGAGACACTTTCAG GTGGAAAGGAGAGAATGTGTCCACGATGGAGGTTTCAGACGTTTTATGTCTTCTTGACTTTATTCAAGAGGCCAGTGTATATGGAGTCACCGTACCAG GGCACGAAGGCCGAGCAGGCATGGCTGCTATTGTTTTAAAACCGGAACACAAACTGAATGGTCCAGAACTCTACAGACACTTGGTTGAAGCACTTCCTCAATATGCCTGGCCGTGGTTTCTCAGAATACGG CCCTCTTTGGATGTGACGGAGACCTTTAAGCAGCAGAAGGGGAAGCTGGTCCTGGACGGATTTAACCCAGATATCACCCCGGATCCTCTGTTTTTCTTAGATATCACTCAGAAGGACTATATTCTCATCAACGAATCCCTTTATGAGAAGATTGTGTTGGGAAAAATCaagctataa